From a single Miscanthus floridulus cultivar M001 chromosome 8, ASM1932011v1, whole genome shotgun sequence genomic region:
- the LOC136474120 gene encoding trihelix transcription factor ENAP1-like: MDDDGAASRSPSRSPSPSRSPSPLPVADPVTVAAAPPGHVAVAIPLRKPSPSSGGGGREDAWSDGATSTLIDAWGERFVALGRGSLRHPQWQEVAEVVSSRDGYSKAPKSDVQCKNRIDTLKKKYKIEKAKHDSDWRYFDRLDYLLAPVLKLNSSSSAAAAAAAAARSAGPMVPPRINFPQRTRTPLHSSAGAKRRMPPPQPSASSDSSDGFPPSSAVANGKRQQRVEEPLAAAATNGGAESSSVSRAQGLRDLAQAIRRLGEVYERVESARREQELRMERERLESARQLEEQRVQFFLKMQMELSKAATGGAGTAVTTAPMAAVPIPADGNGARRAGVTAEVATSSNHRVRYRIKAGSSRHHPAPPQQAHYQNSTSPTGGDGDGDASDSDNKEAAQEEDAEDEEEESQ, translated from the coding sequence AtggacgacgacggcgcggcgTCCCGGTCGCCGTCGCGCTCGCCGTCCCCGTCGCGCTCCCCGTCCCCGCTCCCCGTCGCCGACCCCGTCACGgtcgccgccgcgccgcccggcCACGTCGCCGTCGCTATCCCGCTCCGCAAGCCGTCCCCTTCctcgggcggcggcggccgtgaGGACGCCTGGAGTGACGGCGCCACCTCCACGCTCATCGACGCCTGGGGGGAGCGGTTCGTGGCGCTGGGCCGCGGCAGCCTCCGGCACCCGCAGTGGCAGGAGGTCGCCGAGGTCGTCTCCTCCCGCGACGGCTACTCCAAGGCGCCCAAGTCGGACGTGCAGTGCAAGAACCGCATCGACACgctcaagaagaagtacaagatcGAGAAGGCCAAGCACGACTCCGACTGGCGCTACTTCGACCGCCTCGACTACCTGCTGGCCCCCGTGCTCAAACTCAATTCTTCCTCCTCGGCTGCTGCCGCCGCTGCGGCGGCCGCCCGGAGCGCGGGGCCCATGGTTCCGCCGCGCATCAACTTCCCGCAGCGCACTCGCACGCCGCTCCATTCCTCGGCGGGGGCCAAGCGGAggatgccgccgccgcagccgtcgGCGTCGTCCGACTCCTCCGACGGGTTCCCGCCGTCTTCCGCGGTGGCGAACGGGAAGAGGCAGCAGCGCGTGGAGGAGCCCTTGGCCGCCGCGGCGACCAACGGCGGCGCGGAGAGCAGCAGCGTGAGCCGCGCGCAGGGCCTGCGCGACCTGGCGCAAGCGATCCGGCGGCTAGGGGAGGTGTACGAGCGCGTGGAGAGCGCCAGGAGGGAGCAGGAGCTCCGGATGGAGCGGGAGCGCCTGGAGTCCGCCCGGCAGCTGGAGGAGCAACGCGTGCAGTTCTTCCTCAAGATGCAGATGGAGCTCTCGAAGGCGGCCACGGGTGGCGCCGGCACGGCGGTCACCACCGCGCCCATGGCCGCCGTTCCCATCCCCGCCGACGGCAACGGCGCGCGGAGAGCCGGCGTGACCGCCGAGGTCGCCACCAGCAGCAATCACCGCGTCCGGTACCGCATCAAGGCCGGCAGCAGCAGGCACCACCCTGCCCCGCCGCAGCAGGCACATTACCAGAACAGCACGAGCCCCACCgggggcgacggcgacggcgacgccagCGACTCGGACAACAAGGAAGCGGCACAGGAGGAGGATGCGGAAGACGAGGAGGAAGAGAGCCAGTGA